In Bacteroidia bacterium, the genomic window GATACATTCCCAAAAGTGCTTTGCGCTCAATGTGGTTTTTTGTGGCTTTACCTTGCTTTTGTGATAGCTCAAAACACAACACTCATGCTCATGAGAAGACTCCACTTTGCCTATTAGCTCTATAAATACACTTTCTCGGTCTTTTTGCAGAGGATTTTGAGCATACTTTTTCCACAGAGCTTGCTCTTGTTCAATTGTTTTCAGCTGCGCAGCGGATAATCTTTCTTTGGCTAGTTCAATTAAGTCAGGTTTGCCTGCTTTTTCCCATGCAGTGCGCCAAAATGAACCTATTCGCAAAATAGCCTTACGCATACGGCGCTCTACCTGTCCATTTAAGCGACTATGATAAGCAGCCGAGAATTCTTTTGAATAGACTTTTACTAGTACGCCATTACGATTTTCAAAACTGTATTTTTTATCAGGTGGGAAGACCTTGCTCAACTCTTTTTCAAAAGATAATACACTATCCAAAGCTGCATGCGATTCCAAAACAGTTGCCCAAGCCTCCTCTAAGGTATTTTTGATAAAATATGCTTTTCCAACAAAAAAGTTGTACGTTTCTCCAAAGAGTTCAGGTAAACGAGACTCCCAAAAGCCATGAATTCCTTTTTGCCCTGTAAGCTGACCATTGTAGTTTTCAGTAGTGTGCAGGGGTACGTGTGCGTCTGCTACATAATGCCCTAACTCTGCACTGTATTTGAGAATTTTTTCAAGATTTTTTTCTTTGAAAGCATTTGTCAGTTGTGCTAAGCTAACTTGAATATGCCAAGGCACAATTCCATAAGTGATTAAAGTATCTTCTGTGTAGGTTGCTTTGGCGTCTTCCCATTGGCGTGGTACATTAAGAAAAGGATATTTGCCATAGTGGTCAATATCAATAAAGTGTCTTGGGGCTTCATATTCTACTGCATATCTACGACTGTCTGGGTCTGTAGCATGTTCAGTGATAAATTCAATATGTGCCTTATAAAAAGGAATCATTTCGGCGGGTAAAGTAAAGACTGCTATTCGGTTGATGCGTTGATGCGCCCAAAAGCCCCAGCTGTACGCTGTGTAACTTATCAGAATTAAGGTTAAAACAAAAAGTAGCTTTTTCATAGTATCATTGGTATAGTATCCATAGGTCTTTTTTACCTGTTTTAGATTTGAGTTCTGCTAACATATTTACTGCATCTTGCTCGTTGTTTGTTTGAGAGAGATAAAGTCTATATCTACCTTGGGGCGAAACGAGCAAATGGGCTTCAAAGCCTTTGTTTCGCCATTTTTCTATTTGTTTGTTGGCTGTTTCAAAGCTAGTGAAAGAACCTGCAATAATATAATAAGAGCCATTTGCATTGCCAGCTTCATTAACAATATCGCTACGGGTTGGTAGATTACTTGTAGGAGGGGTTGGAGTTTGGTTTTCGATTGATACTTTTTGTGTAGAGTCTTTATGCACTGTACTTTTTGTTGTATCTAGATACACTGCTTGATTTTTTGCAGAGTCTATTTTTGTGTGGTGGTAGATATGCAGAGCATCAAGAGAAGGAAAGAAATAGCTCAAGCCGAACATAAATATACTAACGAATAGAAGCCCCATTCCAACAGTTAAAACAATCGGGATCAGAACAGGGGCTTCTACTTTTTTTTGTTGCTCTTTTTGGATTTTTTCTTTTTCTTCCATTTCTGCTAAACTCATTTTTAGTTCCTGTGCAGTGATTTTAGCTGGTTGAGTGGTTGTGATGGATTGACTACCTATTTTTTGAGCTTCTTCGGTAGGTTTTTGTTTTTTTTCTGAGCTATTTTGAGGCGTAAGTGTAGAGCGAGTTGAAGAGATAAAGTGAGCTTCACCGAGTCCAAAATACAAAGGATTATCTGCGAAAGCATCAGGATTTTGCTCAAAAGAGATTTCTTTAGTGTCAGGGTTATACTTGAACTTGCCTAGCTTGTCTAATTGGTACTCGTATTGAGTTTCTAAAACGGCTTTAAGTTCTGAAATAAACTTTTCTACTTTAATTTGAGCTTGTTTTTCTGTAATATTTTGGGTTATACAAAGGTAGCGTATAAAATCTTTGCTGTTTGTAACTTCTTTGCTAAACTCAATGTACATTTTAGGGGGGATAAAAACTTTAGCTGCTACATCTAATTTAGCAGGAGTATGCTTGCGTTCTAGTGTGCCTATTCCTTCGAAAGATACTTTTTTAAATTCATAAAAGTACTCTGCTATTAGTTTGGCAGGTATCATAGTTCAAATATAATACAGACTAATAGAGAAACAAAATTATTTGCAGTTTAATCCAATTTGTAGGATGAGAATTTGTATGCTGTAATATTTTCTTAATTTTGTCAAGCTAAACAGAAGTATGAACAATTTTGATATCCTTGTCATTGGCGCAGGACCTGGGGGCTATGTAGCTGCCATACGCGCTTCACAGTTAGGTTTCTCCGTTGGACTAATTGAAAAAAATAAACTTGGCGGAGTATGCTTAAATGTAGGTTGTATTCCTACCAAAGCTCTACTCAAAAGTGCAGACGTGTTTCAATACATTGCTCATGCCAAAGACTACGGTATAGACGTGGTAGAAGCTAAGCCTAATTTTGCAGGAATGATAAAACGCAGCAGAGAGGTTGCAGAAGGTATGAGCAAAGGTATTGAGTTTTTAATGAAGAAAAACAAAATAAATGTAATTAAAGGTGCTGCTACATTTAATAAAGATAAAAGCGTGAGTGTAAAAGATGATAGTGGAAAAGTAACTACCTACACAGCTAAGCATATTATCATTGCTACGGGTGCTAAACCTCGTTCTCTTCCCTCTATGCCAATTGATGGTAAAAAGATTATTTCTTCTACCGAAGCAATGATGCTTTCTACTCAACCTAAAAAGATGATTATTGTAGGTGCAGGAGCTATTGGGGTGGAGTTTGCGTATTTCTATCATAGTATCGGTACGCAAGTAGTTTTAATTGAATTGCAAAAAAATATCTTACCTGCAGAAGACGAAGAGATTTCTCGCACTTTGGAGCGCATTTACCGAAAAAATGGTATGGAAATTAAGACAGAAAGTGTAGTTGAGAAGGTAGAACATACACCTAACGGAGTTAAAGCGTACGTCAAAACTCCTTCAGGGGTAGAAACTATTGAAGCGGATGTATTGCTTTCTGCAGTAGGCGTTGCGCCCAACACAGAGGGACTAGGATTAGAAAATGTGGGAGTGGCTACAAACAAGGCAGGTTGGATACAAGTAGATCAGTGGTATCAGACTAATGTACCAGGTATTTACGCAATAGGGGACGTTAATGGTACAGGACCTTGGCTAGCTCATGTAGCTAGTGCTGAAGGAATTATTTGCGTAGAAAAGATTAAGGGTTTGCCCGTAGAACCATTGGATTACAGCAATATACCTGGATGTACATACTGTACACCACAAGTAGCTAGCGTAGGTCTAACGGAGAAGAAAGCAAGAGAACTAGGCTACGAGATTAAAGTAGGTAAATTTCCTTTTACTGCATCGGGTAAAGCAAAGGCATCAGGTAAAAGTGAGGGCTTAGTTAAAGTAATTTTTGATGCCAAGTATGGAGAATGGTTAGGTTGCCACATGATAGGCGAAGGAGTTACAGATATGATTGCAGAAGCTGTGGTAGCACGTAAGTTAGAAACTACGGGACATGAGATTATTAAATCTGTACATCCTCATCCCACGCTTTCCGAAGCCATTATGGAAGCTACAGCAGATGCTTACGGCGAAGTAATTCACATATAAGCGCTAACAATCATTTTTTGATAAATTCGAATCTACAATAAGTGGGCTAAGCTTATATAGCCCACTTACTTTATGTCAAAACTATAGCTTATGGCAGAGAATGAGGTTTTGGAAACAGAAAATGAAGGTTATGAACATTATCGGATAAAAGTAGATCCTGGACAATCTCCTATTCGCATAGACGTTTTTTTGGCACATAGGTTAGGGAATAAAACTTCGCGTACTAAAATTAAGTACGCTGCGGAAGCAGAGTGCATTCGTGTCAATGAGAAGCCTGTTAAGGCAAGCTATAAAGTCAAACCGAATGATGTTATTAGTATAGTTTTACCTACTCCTCCTCCACCTGAGTGCGAACCCGAATATTTACCTTTGGATATTGTGTATGAGGATGAGCATTTGATTGTTGTTAATAAACCTGCGGGTATAGTGGTGCATCCTGGCGTAGGGAATTATCATGGCACGTTAGTACAAGGTTTGATGTGGTATTTTAATCAACTACCTAGTTCACAGGGCAAAGAGTATAGACCAGGATTAGTTCATAGGATAGATAAAAATACTAGTGGCTTATTAGTTGTGGCTAAAAGCGAATTGGCTATGGTGAAATTAGCTAAACAATTTTTTGAACATACTATAGAGCGTAAATACATTGCTTTAGTTTGGGGAGATGTCAAGCAAGATAGAGGCACAGTAGTAGGAAATATTGTCAGAGCTTCGCAGGATAGAAAAGTGTATGCTGTAAGCAGGGACCCCCAGCAGGGTAAGCATGCCGTTACACATTACCAAGTTTTAGAACGTTTCGGAGAAACAACTTTGCTTTCTTTACAATTAGAAACAGGTAGAACACATCAAATACGAGTTCACATGAAGCATATTGGGCATACTCTTTTTGGGGATGAAAACTACGGAGGAGATAAGATACTATATGGTCAGATTACACAAAAATACAAGCAGTTTATTGAAAATTGCTTTAAGTTATGTCCAAGGCAAGCACTACATGCTCACACTTTGGGATTTATTCACCCTGAAACGTATAAAAAACTTTATTTTGAGCAGCCCTTACCTGAGGACATGGAGAATCTCATTCAAAAATGGAGAAAATATAAAAATTTGATTTCTTGATTGGCATATTTATTAAAAACCTATGACTGAAAGTATCTGCCCTGGTTTGTAGCTTAATTTGTAAATACTGTAAAATATTTTTATCTTTGAGTTTGAAATTTGTATTTTTGCAATGAGTATGAAAAGAGTGGTATTAGGCTTACTTATAGGATTTGTAGTTTTTAATGTGCAATGCGCTTGGGCGCAGGGAGGTGTTATAGGTTTAACTCCACCAAGACTTGAAGCCAATAAGTTTCCTACAGGTTTAGAGATAGGGCAAAAAGCACCTCCAATTACAGCTTTGGACAATCATGCTGACCCTATTTTTCTTTTGAACTTACTTAAAAAAGGACCTGCAGTAATTCTATTTTATGGAGGACGCTGGGATCCTGTAGCTCGTAAGCAAATTAGAGATATCCAAGACTCTCTCAAATACATTACAGAAAAAGGTGCTTTTTTGATTGCTGTTACTGCTGATAGTTATGAAGAGATTGATAAAATGGTAGAAGAAACAGGCGCAACCTTTCCTATTATCCATGACCGAAGCCACTTAATCATGGATGCCTATAAGGTTTCTTACCGTGTAACCGAAGACATGGTGGCGAAATTCAAAAAAATGAATATTACTTTGAAAAAGAATCCTGACGAAGAATTTTATACCTTACCTGTTTCCTGCACTTACGTAATAGGCAGGGATAGAAGAGTAGCAGCCATCTGGTTAAATAAAAATTATGAACTAACTGCAGGCGTTCGCTACATTATCAACAAGCTCAAAGAGTTAGGTATGAAAAAGGAATAAAATTAATAAATCAAAAACCTATCTCTACGTCAATCAATCAAATTTGTTTATGGGAAAAAAGAATATGATGAAATACCACGTCCTTATTGTACTAAGCATTCTCTGTGCTTCAATAATTCAAGCACAGACGCCAGGTCGTTCTAAATACGGTAAGATTGTCAATCTTGGCAAAAATGTAAATTCCTCTTACGAGGATTACCAGCCCACTATTACTGCTGATGAAAAGATGATACTGTTTGTTTCCTATCGTCCAGGTGGGTTGGGTGCGGAAGATTTCTGGATTACAGAAAAAATAGACAGTGTAAGGTGGGGAGTAGCTTACAATGTGGGCGCACCTGTAAATACACCTGGTACAGAAGGAAGTGGTTGCATCTCTGCTGATGGACAAAAAATTTATTATGTGAGAAATTTAGATGATGGTAACAATTGCGATATATTCGTTTCTACTCTCAAAGGCAAACAGTGGTCCCCACCCGAAAGACTACCACCTACAGTCAATAGCCCTTATTGGGACTCTCAACCCAGCATTTCAGCAGATGGTACTATGCTATTTTTTGCAAGCAACAGACCCGGCGGAAAGGGACTGACAGACATTTGGTGGTCGAAAAAAGGACCTGATGGTAAGTGGCAGCCTGCTAGACCTATTAACAAAATCAACACTCCTGAATCCGAAGCTACTCCATACATTCATGTAGATAATAGAACACTATTTTTTAGTACAAATGGCAGACCGGGTTTAGGCGGTTATGATGTATTCAGGTCTGTTTATGACCCCGAAAAAGATGAATGGTCTACGCCTGTAAACATGGGCGATCCTATCTGTTCAGAGCTAGATGACAAGTATTTTATTCTCTCTCCTGATGGAAATAGGGGCTACTTTGCTTCCAATAGAGATGGCGGTTTTGGCGAACATGACCTATACATGATAAATATGTTTGCAGGCAGCAAACAAGTAATCGTAACCTTAACAGGTTTTGTCAAAGATGCAAAAACCCTCAAACCCATAGGCGCAAAGGTTACTCTCATGAACCTTACCAAAGGTGAAAAAATCAATGAATTTGATGCTAACTCAGATAATGGTAAGTACCTTGTGGTAATGCAAGGTGGAAACAACTACGGTCTATTTGTAGAAGCAGAAGGATACGCTCCATTCTCAGAAAGCTATTACATTGACCAATATGCAGGTTCTGGTACGTATCCCCGAGATATATTACTCAAGCCTCTTGTAGGCGAAACTGCCACATTCAACAATATACTCTTTGAAACAGGAAAAGCAGTCTTACTCCCTGCGTCAAAAATTGAGCTGGATAAAATGGTAGAAATCATGAAGAAAAACCCAAGCTTAAAAGCTGAAATTATTGGACATACAGACAATCAAGGTACTCCTGAAGCTAATCAAAGGTTGTCAGAAGAGCGTGCAAAAGCAGTAGCAAAATATTTGATAGATAATGGCATAGCTGCTGATAGATTGAAGACAAAGGGATACGGTGATACCAAGCCTGTTGCAGATAATTCAAATGAAGAAGGAAGAAGAAAGAATCGTAGAGTAGAAATGGCGTTTATTAAGTAGCCTTATGCAAAGTATGTTTAAGTAAAAAGTTAAGTTTAATTTTTTGGGCGTGCCCTTGTGGGCAAAAGCCCACAAGGTCGGCGTGCTTCGGGCTACGCTGACGCTTCGGTGCTGCGCTTCGCTCCGCACTGGGCTAACGCCCACCCTCCGCATGCCTCACGCAAGGGATCTCTGAAATAATCGTTTCTCTGTGTGTTATGCAAAGTTTTAGCTTGTAAGTACTTGTACTTCAAGCTTAAACAAGGTAAAGAGATAACTGCACAGGTCATCTGCGTGAGGGGCATGGAGCATGCCGTTAGGCAGTACGAAGCGCAGCGAAGTACCGAAGCGAAGCGCAGTGCGGAATGCCCCGACCCTTGCGTCAGCAAGGGGCACGCCCAAAAAATTAAATTACTTTAAAACTACAAGACACAAGTACATAAACTCTATTGCTGCATAAATTTGACAAATTCATTCGCACATGTTATTGATGGCATTCAGCGCCTCACTGTATCCTAGTTCTTGGGCTTTTTTAAGGTCATCACAAGCGCCCACATTGTTTTTAAGTGAAGCTCTAGCAATTCCTCGCCCAAAGTAAGCTTTTGGATTTTTGTTATCTAACTCTATTGCTTTATCAAAATTTTGTATGGCTTCTTTGTGCTTATTCATAGCCGAAAGACATATACCAAGATGGATGTAAGCATCCACATATTTAGGATTCATAGAAATTACCTTTTCAAAATCTACTGATGCAGCGTTATAGCTTTGTTCCATCATGAGCGCTAAGCCTCTGTGATAGTAACCGGCTATATCTGTGGGAGCAAGTTCTATTACTTTTGTAAAGTCGTCAATAGCGTTTTTGATAGATTTGAGCTTGAGTTGTATATTTCCTCTTTCTATGTAGTAACGAGTTTGTTTGGGGGCATGTAAAATAGCTTGGTCGTAGTCTTCTAGTGCGCCTTTCAAATCGTTGTTCTCAATTTTGAGTGCAGCTCTATCACGATAATTTTTAGCATAAAATGGATCTATTTTGATAGCTTGATTAAAGTCTTGCATAGCGCCCTCTTTATCATTGAGGGCAATTTTGACCATAGCTCTATCTGCATAAAGTTTTGAATCAAGTGGTTCTAGTTCAATAGCTTTGTTGTAATCTGCAAGTGCTTCTTGGTATTTTTTATTTGCATAAGATAAGAAACCGCGCCAACTGTACGCTGCGGCGTCATTGGGCGCTAGTTCAATAGCTTTGTTGTAATCTTGGGCTGCG contains:
- a CDS encoding zinc dependent phospholipase C family protein → MKKLLFVLTLILISYTAYSWGFWAHQRINRIAVFTLPAEMIPFYKAHIEFITEHATDPDSRRYAVEYEAPRHFIDIDHYGKYPFLNVPRQWEDAKATYTEDTLITYGIVPWHIQVSLAQLTNAFKEKNLEKILKYSAELGHYVADAHVPLHTTENYNGQLTGQKGIHGFWESRLPELFGETYNFFVGKAYFIKNTLEEAWATVLESHAALDSVLSFEKELSKVFPPDKKYSFENRNGVLVKVYSKEFSAAYHSRLNGQVERRMRKAILRIGSFWRTAWEKAGKPDLIELAKERLSAAQLKTIEQEQALWKKYAQNPLQKDRESVFIELIGKVESSHEHECCVLSYHKSKVKPQKTTLSAKHFWECIIEKIFKWIYFLCKVVGYEG
- a CDS encoding SPOR domain-containing protein, producing the protein MIPAKLIAEYFYEFKKVSFEGIGTLERKHTPAKLDVAAKVFIPPKMYIEFSKEVTNSKDFIRYLCITQNITEKQAQIKVEKFISELKAVLETQYEYQLDKLGKFKYNPDTKEISFEQNPDAFADNPLYFGLGEAHFISSTRSTLTPQNSSEKKQKPTEEAQKIGSQSITTTQPAKITAQELKMSLAEMEEKEKIQKEQQKKVEAPVLIPIVLTVGMGLLFVSIFMFGLSYFFPSLDALHIYHHTKIDSAKNQAVYLDTTKSTVHKDSTQKVSIENQTPTPPTSNLPTRSDIVNEAGNANGSYYIIAGSFTSFETANKQIEKWRNKGFEAHLLVSPQGRYRLYLSQTNNEQDAVNMLAELKSKTGKKDLWILYQ
- the lpdA gene encoding dihydrolipoyl dehydrogenase, translated to MNNFDILVIGAGPGGYVAAIRASQLGFSVGLIEKNKLGGVCLNVGCIPTKALLKSADVFQYIAHAKDYGIDVVEAKPNFAGMIKRSREVAEGMSKGIEFLMKKNKINVIKGAATFNKDKSVSVKDDSGKVTTYTAKHIIIATGAKPRSLPSMPIDGKKIISSTEAMMLSTQPKKMIIVGAGAIGVEFAYFYHSIGTQVVLIELQKNILPAEDEEISRTLERIYRKNGMEIKTESVVEKVEHTPNGVKAYVKTPSGVETIEADVLLSAVGVAPNTEGLGLENVGVATNKAGWIQVDQWYQTNVPGIYAIGDVNGTGPWLAHVASAEGIICVEKIKGLPVEPLDYSNIPGCTYCTPQVASVGLTEKKARELGYEIKVGKFPFTASGKAKASGKSEGLVKVIFDAKYGEWLGCHMIGEGVTDMIAEAVVARKLETTGHEIIKSVHPHPTLSEAIMEATADAYGEVIHI
- a CDS encoding RluA family pseudouridine synthase → MAENEVLETENEGYEHYRIKVDPGQSPIRIDVFLAHRLGNKTSRTKIKYAAEAECIRVNEKPVKASYKVKPNDVISIVLPTPPPPECEPEYLPLDIVYEDEHLIVVNKPAGIVVHPGVGNYHGTLVQGLMWYFNQLPSSQGKEYRPGLVHRIDKNTSGLLVVAKSELAMVKLAKQFFEHTIERKYIALVWGDVKQDRGTVVGNIVRASQDRKVYAVSRDPQQGKHAVTHYQVLERFGETTLLSLQLETGRTHQIRVHMKHIGHTLFGDENYGGDKILYGQITQKYKQFIENCFKLCPRQALHAHTLGFIHPETYKKLYFEQPLPEDMENLIQKWRKYKNLIS
- a CDS encoding redoxin domain-containing protein, with amino-acid sequence MKRVVLGLLIGFVVFNVQCAWAQGGVIGLTPPRLEANKFPTGLEIGQKAPPITALDNHADPIFLLNLLKKGPAVILFYGGRWDPVARKQIRDIQDSLKYITEKGAFLIAVTADSYEEIDKMVEETGATFPIIHDRSHLIMDAYKVSYRVTEDMVAKFKKMNITLKKNPDEEFYTLPVSCTYVIGRDRRVAAIWLNKNYELTAGVRYIINKLKELGMKKE
- a CDS encoding OmpA family protein: MGKKNMMKYHVLIVLSILCASIIQAQTPGRSKYGKIVNLGKNVNSSYEDYQPTITADEKMILFVSYRPGGLGAEDFWITEKIDSVRWGVAYNVGAPVNTPGTEGSGCISADGQKIYYVRNLDDGNNCDIFVSTLKGKQWSPPERLPPTVNSPYWDSQPSISADGTMLFFASNRPGGKGLTDIWWSKKGPDGKWQPARPINKINTPESEATPYIHVDNRTLFFSTNGRPGLGGYDVFRSVYDPEKDEWSTPVNMGDPICSELDDKYFILSPDGNRGYFASNRDGGFGEHDLYMINMFAGSKQVIVTLTGFVKDAKTLKPIGAKVTLMNLTKGEKINEFDANSDNGKYLVVMQGGNNYGLFVEAEGYAPFSESYYIDQYAGSGTYPRDILLKPLVGETATFNNILFETGKAVLLPASKIELDKMVEIMKKNPSLKAEIIGHTDNQGTPEANQRLSEERAKAVAKYLIDNGIAADRLKTKGYGDTKPVADNSNEEGRRKNRRVEMAFIK
- a CDS encoding tetratricopeptide repeat protein, with the translated sequence MTRLYGLLCGMLVGFCFIYAQTAEEYIEMAKKRRNIGDYNGCLANLNKAAEIEPNNPKIYGIRANTKMMLQDYKGAIEDYNKALELDKTYAKAYGGRAFAKYAMRDFEGAAQDYNKAIELAPNDAAAYSWRGFLSYANKKYQEALADYNKAIELEPLDSKLYADRAMVKIALNDKEGAMQDFNQAIKIDPFYAKNYRDRAALKIENNDLKGALEDYDQAILHAPKQTRYYIERGNIQLKLKSIKNAIDDFTKVIELAPTDIAGYYHRGLALMMEQSYNAASVDFEKVISMNPKYVDAYIHLGICLSAMNKHKEAIQNFDKAIELDNKNPKAYFGRGIARASLKNNVGACDDLKKAQELGYSEALNAINNMCE